The following proteins come from a genomic window of Megalops cyprinoides isolate fMegCyp1 chromosome 6, fMegCyp1.pri, whole genome shotgun sequence:
- the LOC118778850 gene encoding rho GTPase-activating protein 39-like isoform X2: MLVKVNSIGRNQTAGPLKAAQLLPSSSSNTLSANPISSKPAGSRTSPTPSSGMALAPSCKQALHLKKAEDGHFCPIDHTSAASGHAYPTPHRARTGTPRPASPQHGSTAPVYDDPPMESPVYEEPPAEMEVEGGHLQDASRQAHFGSQSHARHSRAQQPAPLSHPDTWHGRSPSHADYSPAGRECIKHMVNVEPGGSKQGAPPSPGSPAPPERPPPQREARLERKQTWRTLEASLLRGMEARQSRQGSLVSPECLSAGAPLHCQDSGYSTGPSPSLRRRSRRRPPAGQARPGSTGSGGELDALSERLMAEVRAAVSRSSTMRESKASLDADASESSAPRARSPLGSLRRYAGRGGGGSREDIAASNRSLCRGGNHGDTPLSPLAYEAPGRQKRTHEKVDTLEKISLSSPTQIGTLETQAQVETETRGGPQGVVGRDVGGVRGGGGGGYHFTFSTLCKPPPPPPDANMADWASKNLNMHTQGLFRRRVSIANMLSWNRASIKKPMLITSDRTIKKEACDMFKLVQVYMGDRPARLDRRHVALLIVTKCWVVPGLRDELYVQLVRQTTDNLCPRSLAAGWELMAICLAFFSPSPKFRRYLEGYIQRHLDAGPTQKHESLTKAEVTQYITEQQNMRNKKNSKSRKKRKQNAEEEEALPISIYAKYCYRQLQKVAVSGGKKGLRKPTLEEIHHGRSAILTPSLFGSSLEEIMERQRQLFPDRKLPWVQTQLSQCVLALGGAHTEGIFRVPGDIDEVNALKLQVDQWKIPENLSDPNVPASLLKLWYRELEEPLIPMGFYRQCISNYEDPQAAIGVVQSLPELNRLVLCFFIHFLQVFAQPVNVSKTKMDVNNLAMVMAPNCLRCQSDDPRVIFENTRKEMSFLRLLIVHLDTSFIEGVV, encoded by the exons ATGTTGGTGAAGGTCAACAGCATTGGCAGGAATCAGACTGCAGGACCCCTTAAGGCTGCACAGCTCCTTCCTAGCAGCTCTAGCAACACCCTCTCAGCCAATCCCATCAGCAGCAAGCCAGCAGGAAGCCGCacaagccccaccccctctaGCGGCATGGCTCTGGCCCCAAGCTGCAAGCAGGCGCTCCACCTTAAGAAGGCGGAGGATGGGCATTTCTGCCCCATCGACCACACGAGCGCTGCCTCTGGCCATGCTTACCCGACCCCCCACAGGGCCCGGACAGGAACACCACGCCCTGCATCGCCCCAGCACGGCTCCACCGCGCCTGTCTACGACGACCCCCCAATGGAGTCGCCCGTTTACGAAGAGCCCCCTGCggagatggaggtggaggggggccACCTGCAGGACGCTTCCCGCCAGGCCCACTTCGGCTCGCAGAGCCACGCCCGGCACTCCCGGGCGCAGCagcctgcccctctctctcacccggACACCTGGCACGGGCGGAGCCCCTCCCACGCGGACTACAGCCCCGCCGGCCGGGAGTGCATAAAGCACATGGTCAACGTGGAGCCTGGTGGCTCCAAGCAGGGAGCCCCGCCCTCACCCGGCTCGCCCGCGCCGCCCGAGCGGCCGCCCCCGCAGAGGGAGGCCCGGCTGGAGAGGAAGCAGACGTGGCGGACCCTGGAGGCCAGCCTGCTGCGGGGCATGGAGGCGCGGCAGAGCCGGCAGGGGAGCCTGGTGTCGCCGGAGTGCCTGTCGGCCGGCGCCCCGCTGCACTGCCAGGACTCGGGCTACTCGACGGGGCCGTCGCCCAGCCTGCGCCGGCGGAGCCGCCGCCGCCCGCCCGCGGGACAGGCCCGGCCCGGCTCCACGGGCAGCGGCGGAGAGCTGGACGCCCTCAGCGAGCGGCTGATGGCGGAGGTGCGCGCGGCGGTCAGCCGCTCCAGCACCATGCGGGAGAGCAAGGCCAGCCTGGACGCCGACGCCTCTGAGAGCTCCGCCCCCCGCGCGCGCTCGCCGCTCGGCTCCCTGCGGAGGTACGCCGGACGCGGAGGCGGCGGATCCCGGGAGGACATCGCTGCAAGCAACCGCTCCCTGTGTCGGGGGGGTAACCACGGCGACacgcccctctcccccctggcCTACGAGGCACCTGGCAGGCAGAAACGAACCCATGAGAAGGTGGACACCCTGGAGAAGATCAGCCTATCTTCACCCACACAG ATTGGAACACTGGAAACCCAGGCCCAGGTGGAAACTGAAACTCGAGGGGGCCCCCAGGGTGTCGTGGGCAGAGATGTGGGCGGAGtaagaggagggggaggaggagggtaCCATTTCACCTTCTCCACCCTTTGCaagccgccgccgccgccgcccgaCGCCAACATGGCAGACTGGGCCAGCAAGAACCTGAACATGCACACGCAGGGCCTGTTCCGCCGGCGCGTCTCCATCGCCAACATGCTGTCCTGGAACCGGGCCTCCATCAAGAAGCCCATGCTGATCACCAGCGACCGCACTATCAAGAAGGAGGCCTGCGACATGTTCAAGCTGGTGCAGGTCTACATGGGCGACCGGCCCGCCCGCCTAGACCGCCGCCACGTGGCCCTGCTCATCGTCACCAAGTGCTGGGTGGTGCCGGGCCTGCGCGACGAGCTCTACGTGCAGCTGGTGCGGCAGACCACCGACAACCTGTGCCCCCGCAGCCTGGCGGCCGGCTGGGAGCTCATGGCCATCTGCCTGGCCTTCTTCTCGCCCTCGCCCAAGTTCCGCCGCTACCTGGAGGGCTACATCCAGAGGCATCTGGATGCGGGCCCCACCCAGAAACACGAGTCTCTCACCAAGGCCGAGG TTACACAATACATAACGGAGCAGCAGAACATGCGAAATAAGAAGAACTCTAAATCCCggaaaaagaggaaacagaacgcagaggaagaggagg CTCTTCCCATCAGCATCTACGCAAAGTACTGCTACCGCCAACTACAGAAAGTGGCCGTCAGCGGGGGGAAAAAG GGTCTCCGTAAGCCCACGCTGGAGGAGATCCACCACGGCAGGAGCGCCATCCTGACGCCCTCGCTGTTCGGCAGCTCCCTGGAGGAGATCATGGAGCGGCAGCGGCAGCTCTTCCCCGACAGGAAGCTGCCCTGGGTGCAGACGCAGCTGTCGCAGTGCGTGTTGGCGCTGGGCGGGGCGCACACCGAGGGCATCTTCAG GGTGCCGGGAGACATCGATGAGGTGAATGCTCTGAAGCTGCAAGTTGACCAGTGGAAAATTCCGGAAAATCTGTCTGACCCAAACGTCCCAG CCTCTCTGCTGAAGCTGTGGTATCGAGAGCTGGAGGAGCCTCTGATTCCCATGGGCTTCTACAGGCAGTGCATTAGTAACTATGAGGACCCACAGGCAGCCATCGGCGTGGTGCAGTCCCTGCCAGAGCTCAACCGGCTGGTGCTCTGCTTCTTCATCCACTTCCTGCAG GTTTTTGCCCAGCCAGTGAATGTGAGTAAGACCAAGATGGATGTCAACAACTTGGCCATGGTGATGGCTCCCAACTGCCTGCGCTGCCAGTCTGACGACCCGCGGGTCATCTTTGAGAACACGCGCAAGGAGATGTCCTTTCTGCGCCTGCTCATCGTTCACCTGGACACCAGCTTCATCGAGGGCGTGGTGTGA